From Nicotiana tabacum cultivar K326 chromosome 22, ASM71507v2, whole genome shotgun sequence, one genomic window encodes:
- the LOC142176284 gene encoding uncharacterized protein LOC142176284: MRIANNIKSAIPQTESIGEYPKYVEKHFHSADKSLVGTLIAELMTMKFNGSRSIQNHIIEMTNIAARLQTFRMKVDDSFLVQFILNSLPPEYGPFQINYNTIKDKWNVSEFSSMLTQEESRLKKQGSHSINLIW, encoded by the coding sequence ATGAGAATTGCCAACAACATTAAGAGTGCTATTCCACAAACAGAAAGTATCGGGGAATACCCGAAGTATGTGGAAAAACATTTTCATTCTGCAGATAAGTCTCTCGTTGGTACATTAATAGCTGAACTCATGACCATGAAGTTTAATGGGTCGCGCAGTATACAAAATCATATCATCGAGATGACTAACATTGCAGCAAGACTTCAGACCTTTAGGATGAAAGTTGATGACTCCTTCTTGGTTCAGTTTATTCTGAACTCGTTGCCTCCTGAGTATGGACCTTTTCAAATTAACTATAACACTATTAAGGATAAGTGGAATGTTAGTGAATTTTCTAGTATGCTTACTCAAGAGGAGTCAAGACTTAAGAAACAAGGAAGTCATTCAATTAACCTCATCTGGTAA